A portion of the Candidatus Methylomirabilota bacterium genome contains these proteins:
- a CDS encoding MFS transporter: MRAARARWRILVVPALLYFLSYLHRVAPVVVAGDLMAAFAVSAATLGALAAIYPYCFAAMALPGGSLIDFLGPRRTLALGGLSMSAGSVLFGLAPGFAVAFGGRLLVGLGASVILIAWLRLATEWFRAEEFGTIAGAAQSVGSIGALAGTTPLALLVEQIGWRQGFVTIGTTTALLAVACFFTVRDRPDRSDERESRARATDPGLREILAGIPSVIFNPRSWTVGGISGGIYGGFAAFVGLWGVPYLTQVYDLPRVRAANLVALAAVGLLVGAPLIGWLSDRLERRRVPLMTISGLNVLTWVALVVPGTPIAPGFMPLVCFLIGLGSSVVVLAFAAIREVNDPRYVGVALGFHNLPTFLSFGVMQWLTGIVLDRHWEGTLVAGVRVYGAGAYRAAFALCLLLAVGAFVSACLAPETRGRNIWKAA; encoded by the coding sequence GTGAGGGCCGCGCGGGCCCGATGGCGGATCCTGGTCGTTCCCGCCCTCCTGTACTTCCTGTCCTACCTCCACCGGGTGGCCCCGGTCGTGGTGGCCGGTGATCTCATGGCCGCCTTCGCGGTGTCGGCGGCGACGCTCGGCGCGCTGGCTGCGATCTACCCCTACTGCTTCGCGGCCATGGCCCTGCCCGGGGGCAGCCTCATCGATTTCCTCGGCCCGCGACGGACGCTCGCCCTGGGCGGGCTCAGCATGAGCGCCGGCTCGGTGCTCTTCGGCCTCGCCCCCGGCTTCGCGGTGGCCTTCGGGGGGCGCCTCCTCGTCGGCCTGGGCGCCTCGGTGATCCTGATCGCGTGGCTGCGGCTGGCCACCGAGTGGTTCCGCGCCGAGGAGTTCGGCACCATTGCGGGCGCGGCGCAGAGCGTGGGGTCGATCGGGGCGCTCGCCGGCACCACGCCGCTGGCCCTGCTCGTCGAGCAGATCGGCTGGCGTCAGGGCTTCGTCACCATCGGGACGACCACCGCGCTGCTGGCGGTGGCGTGCTTTTTCACCGTGCGCGATCGTCCGGACCGGAGCGACGAGCGGGAATCGCGCGCGCGGGCCACCGATCCGGGGCTCCGCGAGATCCTCGCGGGCATCCCGAGCGTGATCTTCAACCCGCGCTCCTGGACGGTCGGGGGCATCTCGGGCGGCATCTACGGCGGCTTCGCGGCCTTCGTCGGGCTCTGGGGCGTGCCGTACCTCACCCAGGTGTACGACCTGCCGCGCGTGCGGGCCGCCAATCTGGTCGCGCTGGCCGCGGTGGGCCTGCTGGTGGGCGCCCCGCTGATCGGCTGGCTCTCCGACCGGCTGGAGCGCCGGCGCGTGCCCCTGATGACGATCAGCGGCCTGAACGTCCTCACGTGGGTCGCGCTCGTGGTGCCCGGGACGCCGATCGCCCCCGGCTTCATGCCGCTCGTCTGCTTCCTGATCGGCCTGGGCTCGAGCGTGGTGGTCCTCGCCTTCGCGGCCATCCGCGAGGTCAACGACCCACGATACGTGGGGGTCGCGCTGGGCTTCCACAATCTCCCCACGTTCCTGTCCTTCGGCGTCATGCAGTGGCTGACCGGGATCGTGCTCGATCGGCACTGGGAGGGCACGCTGGTCGCGGGCGTCCGCGTCTACGGGGCCGGGGCGTATCGCGCCGCCTTCGCGCTCTGTCTCCTGCTCGCCGTCGGCGCCTTCGTCTCGGCCTGCCTGGCCCCCGAGACGCGCGGCCGCAACATCTGGAAGGCCGCCTGA
- a CDS encoding alkyl sulfatase dimerization domain-containing protein, giving the protein MGSIRERAEACWVGRVDPREFWKPTGEREEIAPGVFFVHAFANVTVVRTGRGLVLVDTANYVARDRTFASVRAIDPGPVHAAIYTHGHADHAFGLPPFIAEAAERGWPRPRIVGHRSVADRFDRYRATAGYNGLINARQFSIAASWPTEYDYPDTVYDQALRFEAGDVTLELRHARGETDDATWVWWPERRILWTGDLFIWVAPNAGNPQKVQRYAAEWAAALREMAARGPELLIPGHGLPIVGADRARQALTDTADWLDSLVSQTLALMNAGAGLEQVLGEVRPPAHLAERRYLQPVYDEPDYVVRNLWRLYGGWYDGVPAHLKPAPEAEIGREIAMLAGGIEGLIARARALAGEGRLALASHLIDWSIAAGPDHVAAHAVRAEIYQRRADEARALMTRGIFSAAARESAEKSTPPPSPQGGGPG; this is encoded by the coding sequence ATGGGCAGCATCCGGGAGCGCGCCGAGGCGTGCTGGGTGGGCCGCGTCGACCCGCGCGAGTTCTGGAAGCCGACCGGCGAGCGCGAGGAGATCGCTCCCGGGGTGTTCTTCGTCCATGCGTTCGCCAACGTCACGGTCGTGCGCACCGGCCGCGGCCTGGTGCTGGTGGACACCGCCAACTACGTGGCCCGGGACCGCACGTTCGCGTCGGTCCGCGCGATCGATCCCGGCCCGGTCCACGCCGCGATCTACACCCACGGCCACGCCGACCACGCGTTCGGCCTGCCCCCGTTCATCGCCGAGGCGGCCGAGCGCGGGTGGCCGCGCCCCCGCATCGTCGGCCACCGGAGCGTGGCCGACCGCTTCGACCGCTACCGAGCGACCGCCGGCTACAACGGCCTCATCAACGCGCGCCAGTTCTCCATCGCCGCGTCCTGGCCCACCGAGTACGACTACCCCGACACGGTCTACGACCAGGCGCTGCGCTTCGAGGCGGGGGACGTCACGCTCGAGCTGCGGCACGCGCGGGGCGAGACGGACGACGCGACCTGGGTGTGGTGGCCGGAGCGGCGCATCCTCTGGACCGGCGATCTCTTCATCTGGGTCGCTCCGAACGCGGGCAATCCGCAGAAGGTCCAGCGCTACGCCGCGGAGTGGGCGGCGGCGCTGCGGGAGATGGCCGCCCGCGGCCCCGAGCTGCTCATCCCCGGCCACGGCCTGCCGATCGTCGGAGCCGACCGCGCGCGGCAGGCTCTCACCGACACCGCGGACTGGCTCGACTCGCTCGTGAGCCAGACCCTCGCGCTGATGAACGCGGGGGCCGGCCTCGAGCAGGTGCTCGGCGAAGTCCGGCCGCCCGCGCACCTGGCCGAGCGGCGCTATCTGCAGCCGGTCTACGACGAGCCCGACTACGTCGTGCGCAATCTCTGGCGGCTCTACGGCGGCTGGTACGACGGCGTGCCCGCACACCTCAAGCCGGCGCCCGAGGCCGAGATCGGGCGCGAGATCGCGATGCTGGCCGGCGGCATCGAGGGGCTCATCGCGCGGGCGCGCGCGCTGGCCGGGGAGGGTCGCCTCGCGCTGGCGAGCCACCTGATCGACTGGTCCATCGCGGCCGGGCCCGATCACGTGGCCGCGCACGCCGTGCGTGCCGAGATCTACCAGCGGCGCGCCGACGAGGCCCGTGCCCTCATGACCCGCGGCATCTTCTCCGCCGCCGCCCGCGAATCCGCCGAGAAATCGACGCCTCCCCCCTCCCCTCAGGGGGGAGGGCCCGGGTGA